Proteins co-encoded in one Astyanax mexicanus isolate ESR-SI-001 chromosome 1, AstMex3_surface, whole genome shotgun sequence genomic window:
- the LOC103032288 gene encoding nephrocan-like, with protein sequence MRTLHILIYTLLFPLLSLCSQVCPEKCVCEQTGSVQCFRVQSMPSGIPRDVRKLNLGYNHIKEIKNRDLSGLQSLEEIILSSCGVEQLEGNVFRAQRLLKTLDLQKNKLRNIPRGLPSSLESLHLGHNRIQTLQESTLQGLKKLRLLNLQNNLITTLRSSTFLALTVLEELYLEGNKLEAVQGALRLPMLTQLSLANNKIHSLPSAFFSSLQLLKTLDLSSNLLTKVPHDLPQALLNLSLDRNQLRSLKSRDLAQLRDLVTLTACYNRLVSVDGGLRLPSLSVLELVGNQLRVLPGRLSAKLEKLDCGQNHIQEVSHQQLSGLKQLRHLFLENNTIRHFESNALRHCAHLTNLALEKNLLSTFPNRLPETLVRLDLKGNNIAMIKEHELKSLKRLQVLNLRNNRLSSLPAMNLLPKLRTLYVDGNPWNCSCDLFKVKRSLQARDVDISSDFCTEAVQTSVDIWQAYVLTQEKCEETEESLPESQTEPTDNEDYYDYDLL encoded by the exons ATGCGGACACTTCACATTCTCATTTACACCCTGCTCTTCCCTCTCCTCTCGCTCTGCAGCCAAGTGTGTCCAGAGAAATGCGTCTGTGAACAAACcggatcagtgcagtgtttcaggGTACAGTCCATGCCCTCAGGCATCCCGAGAGATGTGAGAAAACTTAACCTGGGATACAACCACATTAAGGAGATCAAG AATCGAGATTTGTCGGGTTTGCAAAGTCTTGAAGAGATCATCCTGTCTTCCTGTGGAGTGGAGCAGCTAGAGGGTAATGTTTTTAGGGCCcagaggcttttaaaaactctggATCTCCAAAAGAACAAACTGAGGAACATTCCTCGTGGCCTGCCCTCCAGCCTGGAGAGCCTTCACCTGGGTCACAACAGGATCCAGACATTGCAGGAGTCCACCTTGCAGGGTCTAAAGAAACTCCGCCTCCTGAACCTCCAGAATAACCTCATCACTACTTTACGCTCCAGTACTTTCTTAGCTCTCACTGTGCTGGAGGAACTATATCTGGAGGGTAATAAACTCGAGGCCGTGCAAGGTGCCCTCAGGTTGCCAATGCTGACTCAGTTAAGCTTAGCAAACAACAAAATCCATTCACTGCCTTCAGCTTTCTTCTCATCACTGCAGCTTCTTAAAACATTAGACCTGTCCTCTAACCTTTTGACTAAGGTGCCTCATGACCTTCCTCAAGCTCTGCTTAACCTCAGCTTGGACAGGAAccaattaagaagtttaaaaagtCGTGATTTGGCTCAGTTGCGTGATCTGGTTACGCTGACTGCCTGCTACAACAGGCTGGTGTCGGTGGATGGAGGCCTTCGCCTGCCCAGTCTGAGTGTGCTGGAGCTGGTAGGAAACCAGCTGCGTGTGCTGCCCGGGCGGCTATCAGCCAAACTGGAGAAGCTTGATTGTGGGCAGAATCACATCCAGGAAGTGAGCCATCAGCAGCTATCTGGACTGAAGCAACTGCGCCATCTTTTTCTGGAGAACAACACCATCCGACACTTTGAGAGCAATGCTCTGAGGCACTGTGCTCACCTGACTAACCTGGCTTTAGAGAAGAACCTGCTCTCCACGTTTCCAAACAG GCTTCCTGAAACCCTGGTTCGCTTGGATTTGAAGGGGAACAATATAGCCATGATTAAGGAGCATGAACTAAAGTCTCTGAAGCGGCTCCAGGTGTTGAATCTGCGCAACAACAGGCTCTCATCGCTGCCTGCTATGAACCTGCTGCCCAAACTGAGGACGCTGTATGTTGACGGAAACCCCTGGAACTGCAGCTGTGACCTGTTCAAGGTCAAGAGGTCTCTGCAGGCGAGAGACGTCGATATAAGCTCTGATTTCTGCACTGAGGCTGTTCAGACATCAGTGGACATTTGGCAGGCGTATGTACTGACACAGGAGAAGTGTGAGGAGACTGAAGAGTCATTACCAGAGAGCCAGACTGAACCCACAGACAATGAGGACTACTATGATTACGATCTTTTGTAA
- the nus1 gene encoding dehydrodolichyl diphosphate synthase complex subunit nus1 gives MALLYELVWRLLHCLLQLQRAAAAWIRGRVWRRGGRLCRRAALRLPGALGFSTQKKTAKPRRVRWVADGKALEKLPLHVGLLVAEEEQQYTDIANLVVWCMAVGISYVSVYDNEGVFRRNNSRLMEEIMKQQQELLGSESCKYSLEFLNNGTDPHALLCQTVVKVLSPDDGKLRIVQAAQQLCKAVEKKERTSKDIDVTVLDSLLRESKNVPDPDLVLKFGPVDSTLGFLPWHIRLTEFISLPSHKDVSYEDFLSALRRYASCEQRVGK, from the exons ATGGCGCTGTTGTACGAGTTGGTGTGGCGGCTCCTGCACTGCCTGCTGCAGCTCCAGAGAGCGGCCGCCGCCTGGATCCGAGGCCGCGTCTGGAGGCGAGGCGGGCGGCTGTGCAGGAGAGCCGCGCTGCGGCTGCCCGGAGCTCTGGGCTTCAGCACCCAGAAGAAGACCGCCAAACCCCGCCGGGTCCGCTGGGTAGCGGACGGCAAGGCTCTGGAGAAGCTGCCCCTTCACGTGGGCTTACTGGTGGCCGAGGAGGAGCAGCAGTACACGGACATAGCCAACCTGGTGGTGTGGTGCATGGCGGTGGGCATCTCATATGTCAGCGTGTATGATAATGAAG gtGTCTTCAGGAGGAATAACTCCAGGCTAATGGAGGAGATTATGAagcagcaacaggagctcctgGGCTCAGAAAGCTGCAAGTACTCACTGGAATTCCTAAACAATGGAACAGATCCACACG cgcTGTTGTGTCAGACGGTGGTGAAGGTGTTGTCTCCAGATGATGGGAAGCTCCGTATTGTACAGGCAGCACAGCAGCTGTGTAAGGCTgtggagaagaaagagaggacATCCAAAGACATTGACGTCACTGTGCTGGACTCTTTACTGCGAG AGTCGAAGAACGTCCCAGACCCAGACCTGGTGCTGAAGTTTGGTCCAGTGGATAGTACGCTTGGTTTTCTGCCTTGGCACATTAGATTAACAGAGTTCAT CTCTTTGCCTTCCCACAAAGACGTCTCTTACGAGGACTTCCTCAGTGCCCTGCGGCGCTACGCATCCTGCGAGCAGAGAGTGGGGAAGTGA